The genomic region AAAAATCTTATGATATAGTGAAGGATATTGATGAATATGACCTATACTTCTTGGCATTGCACTTTCAAACGGGGCATAAAATATGGACAGGTGATAAGAAACTAAGAAAGGGATTAAAAGCTAAGGGGCTGTTTATATGTGTAAGCACTGAGGAACTTAAGGCAAAACGGTATAAGAAGAAACAATGAAACCATACGATTTATTACTCAGTAGGTTAGCATTGGCGTTAGTGCTATTGTGTATGCTGCTTATTGTGCCCACTATATATGCATTGGAGTATTTTACAGCGTATGGGTGTCTGTTTGTAGTAACTTATGTAGGGGTACCTTTGTATCTCATCTACCGCGTTGTACGCTATTTTCGCTATAAGGATAAAGGCAAAGGCTGGCGGTGGGTTTGTGCCTCCTTTGTGGCGTTACTCTTGAGTGTGGCGTTCTATGGCTTTTTGTGCTATCTCATTGATAGGGCGATTGCAAGGACGTATGGGGAATAGGTTTAATTTTACTAAGGAATAATGAAAAAGCGTTATAAGGAACACCGAATAAAGTGGGACGAGGGTATTGCGGTAATTTGTCCTGAGTGTGGTGAGAAAGCCCAAGCGCTCCTTTCTTGGCATTCACTCAATAATAAACAGAAGGAACCCCTTGCGTTCCTTTGTCCGCATTGTGGCCTTCGGAAAACCTATAAGGAGCTCCAACTTCACAAGGCATATATCAAGTTTAACTGTCCTGAGTGTGGCAACCAAATAGAGGCGAAACGTCCTTACAGTCGCCGTACAGATGAGAAGATAAGGGTGGAGTGCAATTACTGCCATCATACCTTTACTATGAAGCCGCGTATTGAGGACAAGCAGTGGAAGTTTACCTATCGCAATGATGGCTTAAAGCGCGATGAGGATACGGGCTTGCCTTACTACTACCAAGAGCGTGTGCGCGGTAACCTCTTTTGGGCGTACAACCGTTCGCATATCGCCCTGATGCAGGATTATCTCTCCTCAGATTTACGGGAGCGCGTGGGTATGAGTACGGTAGCGAGGCTGCCTACTTTTATCAAGATAAAGAAGAACAAAGAATTGATACTAAAGATATTAGATAAGTGGCTCAAGAATTAATAATCTGCTTTTGGCTTTAAGAGAATGGCTGTTACCTGACCTCAAAGCTCGAAGCTCAAACCTCAAAGCTAAAATGATTATATTAGACGGAAAAGCAACCTCAGCGCAGATAAAGGCAGAAATTGCTGAGGAAGTACAACAACTAAAAGCTGCGGGTGAGCGTGTGCCTCACTTGGCGGCGGTATTGGTGGGTGAAGACGGTGCGAGCCTGACCTACGTAGGGAGCAAAGTAAAGGCGTGCGAGCAGGTGGGTTTTCGCTCTACCTTGGTGCAACTGCCTGTCGACATCAGTGAGGAAGCGTTATTGGCTGAGCTCGATAAACTCAACGCTAATGCGGATATAGATGGCTATATCGTGCAACTGCCCTTGCCGCAGCATATCAACACAGAAAAGATACTCCTTGCCGTAGACCCACGTAAGGATGTCGATGGGTTTCACCCTGCTAACTTTGGGCGTATGGCACTCGATATGGAGGCTTTTATCC from Capnocytophaga haemolytica harbors:
- a CDS encoding PIN domain-containing protein; this encodes MRIVPEELYQKSYDIVKDIDEYDLYFLALHFQTGHKIWTGDKKLRKGLKAKGLFICVSTEELKAKRYKKKQ